ATAAACTTCCCTTCTCTAAACTTCTCCATGGCAAAAACTGACAATATCCCAAAATGGCTTTTCATATTCGCAATAGCAGGCGTGCTTTTCTCAGGATACCTGAGCGCGAGAAAATTAATAATGCAGGTGTGCGCATTCAATGAGGGCTGCTCATCCTTTTTAGGGCTTCCAACCTGCATCTACGGCTTTGCAATGTTCTCTGCAATCCTCATTCTATCTGCAATACTGCTTTTTGGAAAGAAGAAAAAGTTAAGGATTGCTGCAGGAATATCCGGAGTTGCAATTCTCGGAATAA
The nucleotide sequence above comes from Candidatus Woesearchaeota archaeon. Encoded proteins:
- a CDS encoding vitamin K epoxide reductase family protein, which encodes MAKTDNIPKWLFIFAIAGVLFSGYLSARKLIMQVCAFNEGCSSFLGLPTCIYGFAMFSAILILSAILLFGKKKKLRIAAGISGVAILGIIFSGAFSVKEIFFAGCPLGKCQYALLLPTCSYGLLMYIAVLITSILEIRKIKSGKSGRERQGKIRRKK